The following are encoded in a window of Paraburkholderia hospita genomic DNA:
- a CDS encoding rhodanese-like domain-containing protein: protein MTDSFSLIPATTVREWLNDGDELALFDVREAGEFGEGHPFFAIPLPYSRLELDVSRLAPRRDVRVVLLDDGANDEAIARRAARRLHELGYTRVFVLQGGARGWSAAGYTLFKGVNLPSKTFGELVEHACETPRVSAAELARLQADGKPLVLLDGRTVEEHRKMTIPGAVSCPNGELAYRIGALAGDPDTTVVIHCAGRTRSIIGAQLLRSFGLPNRVVALENGTQGWALAGLTLEHGSGRRYPDTVDERALAAAHERASRLAERFSLKTLDAKRSQTWLDATDRTTYLLDVRSADEFARDGVRAAVHAPGGQLLQATDQTIGVRNARVLLVDHDGVRAPVIATWLVQLGIETALVPAQEAKALHRAVVETQAIAESQIDANELRTLRGTNGLHLIDLRSSAAHRGGHPEGARWSIRPKLPDTLESAARSDRIVLFADSTELAALAALDLREAGFTSVSISEAGLDTFKQAGYPLEASQASPPDSERIDYLFFVHDRHEGNLDAARAYLAWETGLIAQCAPDELQHFRIDAQSSGADVLPELTRS, encoded by the coding sequence ATGACAGACAGTTTTTCGCTGATACCTGCGACCACCGTGCGCGAATGGCTGAACGACGGCGACGAGCTCGCGCTTTTCGATGTGCGCGAAGCCGGCGAGTTCGGGGAAGGTCATCCGTTCTTTGCGATTCCGCTGCCGTATAGCAGGCTGGAACTCGACGTCAGCCGGCTCGCGCCGCGCCGCGATGTGCGCGTCGTTTTGCTCGACGATGGCGCGAACGACGAAGCGATTGCGCGGCGCGCAGCGCGGCGGCTGCATGAGTTGGGCTATACGCGGGTTTTTGTGTTGCAAGGTGGCGCCCGTGGATGGTCCGCTGCGGGTTACACGCTTTTCAAAGGCGTGAATCTGCCGTCGAAAACCTTTGGCGAACTGGTTGAGCATGCGTGCGAGACGCCGCGTGTTTCGGCGGCGGAACTCGCACGTTTGCAGGCCGATGGCAAGCCGCTCGTGCTGCTCGACGGCCGCACGGTCGAAGAACACAGGAAGATGACGATACCCGGCGCGGTGAGCTGCCCAAACGGCGAACTGGCCTACCGTATCGGCGCACTTGCAGGCGATCCCGATACCACCGTCGTCATTCATTGCGCGGGTCGGACGCGCAGCATTATCGGTGCGCAATTGCTGCGTAGCTTCGGTTTGCCGAATCGCGTTGTCGCGCTGGAAAACGGCACGCAAGGCTGGGCGCTTGCGGGCCTCACACTCGAGCATGGCAGCGGGAGACGTTATCCCGATACGGTCGATGAACGCGCATTGGCCGCCGCGCATGAGCGTGCTTCCAGACTGGCGGAGCGCTTCTCGCTGAAAACGCTTGACGCAAAGCGCTCGCAGACATGGCTCGATGCGACGGATCGCACCACCTATCTCCTCGATGTACGCAGCGCCGATGAGTTCGCGCGTGACGGCGTGCGAGCTGCCGTGCACGCGCCGGGCGGCCAGCTCCTTCAGGCGACGGATCAGACGATCGGCGTACGCAATGCGCGTGTGCTGCTGGTCGATCACGACGGCGTGCGCGCGCCTGTCATCGCCACATGGCTCGTGCAACTCGGCATCGAAACGGCGCTCGTTCCAGCGCAAGAGGCAAAGGCATTGCATCGCGCCGTTGTTGAAACACAAGCCATAGCAGAAAGTCAGATCGATGCGAACGAACTGCGCACGCTGCGAGGCACCAACGGTTTGCATCTGATCGATCTGCGTTCCAGCGCGGCGCATCGCGGCGGCCATCCAGAAGGTGCGCGCTGGTCGATTCGTCCGAAGTTGCCCGACACGCTGGAGAGCGCGGCGCGATCCGATCGCATCGTGCTATTCGCGGATTCGACTGAACTGGCCGCGCTCGCGGCGCTCGATCTTCGCGAAGCCGGTTTCACAAGCGTATCGATCTCGGAGGCAGGCCTCGACACGTTCAAACAGGCAGGCTATCCACTCGAAGCCTCGCAGGCGTCGCCGCCGGACAGCGAACGCATCGATTATCTGTTCTTCGTCCACGACCGGCACGAAGGCAACCTCGATGCCGCGCGCGCCTATCTGGCATGGGAAACGGGCCTCATCGCGCAGTGCGCGCCGGACGAACTCCAACACTTCCGCATCGATGCGCAATCGTCTGGTGCGGATGTTCTTCCCGAACTGACTCGTTCATGA
- the metC gene encoding cystathionine beta-lyase — translation MAASDDHLLTRVLRAGAPPFEDGAAPVNVPVVRTSTVRFESDADRVELHHRREAGEPVGTYGRHGMATHRALEAAIGELEGASEVLLAPSGLSAITLVFIALLSPSDHVLVQDSVYGPVRERAEPLLTRLGVSFSYFSASEGVPAAHVRPNTRLIYAESPSSFFYEVVDLPALATFAREHGILLAADNTWGAGLLYRPLALGADISLQATTKYLGGHSDLMQGAVSTANATLARKLRDTHDALGLSVGADDAYLALRGIRTLAVRLAQHGRNALEVAQYLQAERHAVARVFHPALPDDPGHALWRRDFAGANGLVSFALRHADHDKARAFIDALRLFGIGASWGGYESLALIAPPSRVREHSYWRGSEPVVRLHVGLEDPADLIDDLKQAFRRVVQ, via the coding sequence ATGGCGGCATCGGACGACCATCTGCTGACACGCGTTCTGCGCGCCGGCGCGCCACCGTTCGAAGACGGCGCGGCGCCCGTCAATGTGCCCGTCGTACGCACGAGTACGGTGCGTTTCGAGAGCGACGCGGATCGCGTCGAGCTGCATCATCGGCGCGAAGCGGGCGAACCTGTCGGCACGTATGGACGGCACGGCATGGCGACGCATCGCGCGCTCGAAGCCGCGATTGGTGAACTCGAAGGCGCAAGTGAAGTGCTGCTCGCGCCTTCTGGTCTGTCGGCGATCACGCTGGTATTTATCGCGCTGTTGTCGCCGAGCGATCACGTACTCGTGCAGGACAGTGTCTATGGACCGGTGCGCGAGCGCGCCGAGCCGCTGCTTACTCGGCTCGGTGTGTCGTTCAGCTATTTCAGCGCGAGCGAAGGCGTGCCCGCAGCGCACGTGAGGCCGAACACGCGGCTGATATACGCGGAGTCTCCATCGTCGTTCTTTTATGAAGTGGTCGATCTGCCCGCGCTTGCCACGTTTGCGCGCGAGCACGGCATCCTGCTCGCGGCCGACAACACGTGGGGCGCGGGGCTGCTGTATCGGCCGCTTGCGCTCGGTGCGGATATCTCGCTGCAGGCCACCACGAAATATCTCGGCGGGCATTCGGATCTGATGCAGGGCGCGGTATCGACGGCCAATGCGACGCTTGCCCGGAAGCTGCGCGATACGCACGATGCACTCGGCCTGAGCGTGGGCGCGGACGATGCCTATCTCGCGCTGCGCGGCATCCGCACGCTCGCGGTGCGTCTCGCGCAACATGGCCGCAATGCGCTTGAAGTCGCGCAGTATTTGCAGGCGGAGCGCCATGCGGTTGCGCGCGTGTTTCACCCCGCGTTGCCTGACGATCCCGGCCACGCACTCTGGCGTCGCGATTTTGCGGGTGCCAATGGGCTGGTTTCGTTCGCGTTGCGACATGCGGACCACGACAAGGCGCGTGCGTTCATCGATGCGCTGCGTTTGTTCGGCATTGGCGCATCTTGGGGCGGCTACGAAAGCCTTGCATTGATCGCCCCACCGTCGCGTGTGCGCGAACACAGCTACTGGCGCGGCAGCGAGCCGGTCGTGCGCCTGCATGTCGGCCTCGAAGATCCTGCGGATCTGATTGATGATCTGAAGCAGGCGTTTCGCCGCGTCGTGCAATAG
- a CDS encoding cysteine dioxygenase family protein, whose translation MSTITNETIGAVAAQRREAVQTLLADARKIIEEKGVTRDALAAISARLLELATQRTLFDAADFPPPQRDSGDTSTRYRLNPGEDGFALYLNSLLPGKTTIPHNHDTWAVIAAIDGAELNRIYRRTDDGRDPERAQLELSHEVVVRPGVPIAFLPDDIHSIHVGGAEPTLHFHLYGRPLETLTGRLGFEPGTGAVVRYNATHMQRATQAVG comes from the coding sequence ATGAGCACAATCACGAACGAAACCATCGGCGCCGTCGCTGCGCAACGCCGCGAAGCGGTGCAGACGCTGCTTGCCGATGCGCGCAAGATCATTGAAGAGAAAGGCGTCACGCGTGATGCGCTCGCCGCGATCAGCGCGCGGCTGCTGGAACTCGCGACGCAGCGCACACTGTTCGATGCCGCGGATTTCCCGCCGCCGCAGCGCGACAGCGGCGACACGTCGACGCGCTACCGGCTCAATCCCGGCGAAGACGGCTTTGCGCTGTATCTGAATTCACTGCTGCCGGGCAAGACGACGATTCCGCACAACCACGACACATGGGCCGTGATCGCCGCCATCGATGGTGCGGAGCTGAACCGTATCTACCGGCGCACGGACGACGGCCGCGACCCGGAGCGCGCGCAACTCGAGCTGTCGCATGAAGTGGTCGTGCGGCCCGGCGTGCCGATCGCGTTTCTGCCGGACGATATCCACAGCATTCACGTCGGCGGCGCGGAGCCGACGCTGCATTTCCATCTGTATGGCCGTCCGCTCGAAACGCTGACGGGCCGCCTCGGTTTCGAGCCCGGCACGGGCGCCGTCGTGCGTTACAACGCGACGCACATGCAACGCGCGACGCAGGCGGTCGGCTGA
- a CDS encoding amino acid ABC transporter ATP-binding protein, which translates to MTQLILSERAARIGLAPNAAAVAEPTHDSVGKDASRTLAKVRGAKDALLALRDVRLAYGNTPVLNGINLSVRRGQAVSIIGPSGSGKSTILRCVNGLVAPQSGEIHVDGIDVRAQRTDAQRIALRKRIGFVFQQYNLFPHLNVVDNLIIAPMRVLGRSRAEAESDAHALLAKVRLADKAKAYPGALSGGQQQRVAIARTLAMRPDLILFDEVTSALDPETVGEVLNVIGELADEGQTCVLVTHEMRFAEDISDEVFFTEGGVIVEHGSARQLFHDPIHERTRLFLQRARGEDRTGRARRRVQDDA; encoded by the coding sequence ATGACACAACTCATTCTTTCGGAGCGTGCAGCGCGTATCGGCCTCGCGCCCAACGCGGCGGCTGTCGCGGAGCCCACGCATGACAGCGTCGGCAAGGACGCATCGCGCACACTCGCGAAGGTGCGCGGCGCGAAAGACGCGCTGCTGGCGCTGCGCGACGTACGCCTCGCCTACGGCAACACGCCTGTGCTCAATGGCATCAATCTGTCCGTCCGGCGCGGGCAGGCCGTGTCGATCATCGGCCCTTCGGGTTCGGGCAAGTCGACGATCTTGCGCTGTGTCAACGGACTGGTTGCGCCTCAGAGTGGCGAGATTCACGTCGATGGCATCGACGTGCGCGCGCAGAGAACAGACGCGCAACGCATCGCGCTGCGCAAGCGGATCGGTTTTGTGTTCCAGCAATACAACCTGTTTCCGCATCTGAACGTGGTGGACAACCTGATCATCGCGCCGATGCGCGTGCTCGGGCGCAGCCGCGCGGAAGCCGAGAGCGACGCGCATGCGCTGCTCGCGAAGGTCCGTCTCGCCGATAAGGCGAAGGCCTATCCGGGCGCGCTGTCGGGCGGACAGCAGCAGCGCGTCGCGATTGCGCGCACGCTCGCGATGCGGCCCGACCTGATCCTGTTCGACGAAGTGACGTCGGCGCTCGATCCCGAAACGGTCGGCGAAGTGCTGAACGTGATCGGTGAACTGGCCGACGAAGGGCAGACCTGCGTGCTCGTCACGCACGAAATGCGCTTTGCCGAAGATATCAGCGACGAAGTGTTTTTCACGGAAGGTGGCGTGATCGTCGAGCACGGCAGCGCACGGCAGCTCTTTCACGATCCCATCCACGAACGAACCAGACTCTTTCTGCAGCGCGCCCGCGGCGAGGACCGCACAGGCCGCGCGCGGCGGCGCGTGCAAGACGACGCGTGA
- a CDS encoding transporter substrate-binding domain-containing protein — protein sequence MTSSKAAYNKRFAALSLVAALSATAISAPAHADQTLDKINSRHEIAVGVLIAGSPFGSLDPQTQQPRGMNVDLANDIGKRLDVKVQLVSVQPSTRVQFLQQGKVDILIANMEFNAQRGEILDHVPTPYYRVGGTAITPKSSGITKWEDLRGKPVCISQGSSYIRPVVEKYGAVPHAFPGASQSLLALRGGSCVAAVHDAAPLLYPLQQRDPEWHDYRTLQPELDPAPSVIWVRQGEKDTAAKLDAIVRDWHRTGWLIDDEARNGLTPPSPALAEWHHQLPAEQ from the coding sequence ATGACATCCAGCAAAGCGGCATATAACAAACGATTCGCGGCTCTCTCCCTGGTTGCGGCCCTTTCCGCTACGGCAATCAGCGCACCCGCTCACGCGGACCAGACGCTCGACAAGATCAATTCGCGCCATGAAATCGCGGTCGGCGTGCTGATTGCGGGCAGCCCATTCGGCTCGCTCGATCCGCAAACCCAGCAGCCGCGCGGCATGAATGTCGATCTCGCGAACGATATCGGCAAGCGCCTCGACGTGAAGGTACAACTGGTGTCCGTGCAACCATCGACACGCGTGCAGTTCCTGCAGCAGGGCAAGGTCGATATCCTGATCGCGAACATGGAATTCAACGCGCAGCGCGGTGAGATTCTCGATCACGTACCGACGCCGTACTACCGCGTCGGCGGCACGGCCATTACGCCGAAATCGAGTGGTATTACGAAGTGGGAAGACCTGCGCGGCAAGCCCGTGTGCATTTCGCAGGGCAGTAGTTATATCCGGCCTGTGGTCGAGAAGTACGGTGCCGTGCCGCACGCGTTCCCCGGCGCGTCCCAATCGCTGCTCGCGCTGCGCGGCGGCAGCTGCGTCGCGGCAGTGCATGACGCAGCACCGCTACTTTATCCGCTACAGCAGCGTGATCCCGAATGGCATGACTACCGCACGCTGCAACCGGAACTCGATCCTGCGCCGTCGGTGATCTGGGTGCGGCAAGGCGAAAAGGACACGGCAGCGAAGCTCGACGCGATCGTGCGTGACTGGCATCGCACGGGCTGGCTGATCGACGATGAAGCGAGAAACGGTCTGACGCCGCCTTCGCCGGCGCTGGCCGAGTGGCATCACCAATTGCCTGCCGAGCAGTGA
- a CDS encoding amino acid ABC transporter permease: MAVSLHAFIDAAARAGLDYRFLLDAYERVPFLHGIVVSIELVIATIAGSALAGLMLLIALRHRNAWIAAPARAFVELTRNTPTLVQLYCAFLVLNMLITQWLRESHIDNPFKPFFWVVLVLSLHKGAFHAEALRAGFDALPVQTLEGAASLGFDRRTRFWRIELPLALRTALPALVNNFVELVKATALASAIAVGDVTYQSIMIWTQRDNVLALMIVILLFFGLLTWLVSLAGRWLERRLWIPGYGA; the protein is encoded by the coding sequence ATGGCTGTCTCGCTTCATGCGTTCATCGACGCAGCCGCGCGCGCCGGCCTCGACTATCGCTTTCTGTTAGACGCCTATGAGCGCGTGCCGTTTCTGCACGGGATCGTGGTGAGCATCGAGCTGGTCATCGCAACGATAGCAGGCAGCGCGCTTGCGGGCTTGATGCTGCTCATCGCGCTGCGTCATCGCAATGCATGGATCGCGGCGCCGGCGCGCGCCTTCGTCGAGCTCACGCGCAATACGCCAACGCTCGTTCAGCTGTACTGCGCGTTTCTCGTGCTGAACATGCTGATCACGCAGTGGCTGCGCGAGAGCCACATCGACAACCCGTTCAAGCCGTTCTTCTGGGTCGTGCTGGTGTTGTCGCTGCACAAGGGCGCGTTTCATGCGGAAGCATTGCGTGCGGGCTTCGATGCGCTGCCCGTGCAAACGCTCGAAGGTGCGGCCTCGCTCGGCTTCGATCGCAGGACGCGCTTCTGGCGCATCGAATTGCCGCTGGCGCTTCGCACGGCATTGCCGGCGCTCGTGAACAACTTCGTGGAGCTGGTCAAGGCGACGGCGCTTGCATCGGCGATTGCCGTAGGCGACGTCACTTATCAATCGATCATGATCTGGACGCAGCGCGACAACGTGCTCGCGTTGATGATCGTCATTCTGTTGTTCTTTGGTTTGCTCACATGGCTCGTCAGCCTTGCGGGGCGCTGGCTCGAACGACGTTTATGGATTCCCGGTTATGGCGCCTAG
- a CDS encoding amino acid ABC transporter permease has protein sequence MAPRSAAPPFSDIESRRDGRARRITRARGPAPGVAAALGVLIVGALLWTFAPDSGSRGETLARFVEWAPALAHGFALNVLISVGAVAIGSILGLAIGALGLAPSLPGRIARFWVQAFRNAPWLVLVYFTTYVFPFEFTLFGKTLPFPDWLKVTLALALPASANIAEVFRGAVASIATTQWEAAGSLAFSRAQILRHIVLPQCVRRMLPPWMNVYAIITMGTALSSLVGIHDLIDTAQVASSTVARSSFTVLTYLATLVIFFTYCYPISLFTRWLEKRIANP, from the coding sequence ATGGCGCCTAGATCGGCTGCACCGCCCTTTTCCGATATCGAATCGCGCCGCGATGGGCGTGCTCGCCGCATCACGCGAGCACGGGGACCTGCCCCCGGCGTCGCCGCCGCGCTCGGCGTGCTGATCGTCGGCGCGCTGCTCTGGACGTTCGCGCCTGACTCGGGCTCACGAGGCGAAACGCTCGCGCGCTTCGTCGAGTGGGCACCCGCGCTCGCGCATGGCTTCGCGTTGAACGTACTGATCAGCGTCGGCGCGGTGGCGATCGGCTCGATCCTCGGTCTTGCGATTGGCGCGCTCGGACTCGCGCCCTCGCTGCCGGGACGCATCGCACGATTCTGGGTTCAGGCCTTCCGCAATGCGCCGTGGCTGGTGCTCGTGTACTTCACGACTTATGTCTTTCCGTTCGAGTTCACCCTGTTCGGCAAGACGCTGCCGTTTCCGGACTGGCTCAAGGTGACGCTCGCACTTGCGCTGCCCGCAAGCGCCAACATCGCCGAGGTATTTCGCGGCGCGGTTGCATCGATAGCGACCACGCAATGGGAAGCCGCCGGTTCACTGGCATTCTCTCGCGCGCAGATTCTGCGGCATATCGTGCTACCACAATGCGTGCGCCGCATGTTGCCGCCGTGGATGAACGTGTATGCCATCATCACGATGGGCACCGCCTTGTCATCGCTGGTCGGAATCCACGATCTGATCGACACCGCGCAAGTAGCAAGCAGCACGGTCGCGAGGTCCAGCTTCACCGTCCTCACTTATCTGGCGACGCTGGTTATCTTCTTCACTTATTGCTATCCAATCTCGCTCTTCACCCGGTGGCTCGAGAAGCGAATTGCCAATCCTTAG
- a CDS encoding MerR family transcriptional regulator, which yields MTSSTRCLTASEAARRLGVSVKALRLYEQQGLLRPGRTAAGYRSYRDSDMARAAEVVGLRALGLSLAEVARVLDGDPRGLGAALAAHETALGNQVRELVARIDKVRRLQSDLAQGQLPGGGELAGLLDRAGPRVGFELPWPWGAEWFELRDIRPVNYIIGSLGSGKTRLARRLAQTLEGAVFLGLDRLDNEGASAAALLNADSDLKSHVDQALAWLVDEGASASKALTALLVGLESEAPHALIVDMIEQNLDQSTQEALITYLRHRAKTAGRPLFLLTRSSAILDLALVGPDEAIILCPANHSPPTRVAPYPGAPGYEAVATCLASPEVRARVARSPETA from the coding sequence ATGACTTCTTCCACCCGCTGTCTGACCGCGTCAGAGGCAGCCAGACGACTCGGCGTATCCGTCAAGGCGTTACGGCTTTACGAACAGCAAGGGTTGCTACGTCCGGGCCGAACGGCAGCGGGATATCGGTCGTACCGTGACAGCGATATGGCTCGTGCCGCCGAAGTCGTTGGCCTGCGTGCGCTCGGCCTCAGCCTTGCCGAAGTTGCCCGCGTTCTGGATGGCGATCCTCGAGGTTTGGGCGCCGCATTGGCAGCGCACGAAACCGCACTGGGAAATCAGGTTCGCGAACTGGTCGCGAGGATCGACAAGGTGCGAAGGCTCCAGTCCGATCTCGCGCAAGGCCAGTTGCCGGGCGGTGGAGAACTGGCCGGGCTGCTTGATCGGGCCGGCCCGCGGGTCGGTTTCGAACTGCCGTGGCCTTGGGGCGCGGAATGGTTCGAGTTGCGGGACATTCGCCCCGTGAACTACATCATCGGATCGCTGGGAAGCGGGAAGACACGGCTCGCGCGGCGCCTCGCCCAAACGCTGGAAGGCGCGGTGTTCCTCGGTCTCGACCGGCTCGACAATGAAGGCGCCTCGGCAGCTGCGTTGCTGAACGCCGATTCCGATCTCAAGTCGCACGTCGATCAGGCGTTGGCGTGGCTCGTCGACGAAGGCGCAAGCGCTTCCAAAGCGCTGACCGCTTTGCTCGTCGGGTTGGAAAGTGAAGCGCCTCATGCGCTGATCGTCGATATGATCGAACAGAATCTCGATCAATCCACCCAGGAAGCGCTGATCACGTATCTGCGCCATCGCGCGAAAACAGCGGGACGCCCCCTGTTCCTGCTGACGCGCTCGTCGGCCATCCTGGATCTCGCGTTAGTCGGACCCGACGAAGCCATCATTCTTTGCCCCGCCAATCACAGTCCTCCTACTCGCGTGGCGCCGTACCCGGGTGCGCCAGGCTACGAGGCTGTCGCCACTTGCCTGGCATCGCCCGAGGTGCGTGCGAGAGTCGCACGCAGTCCGGAAACAGCGTGA
- a CDS encoding dipeptide ABC transporter ATP-binding protein, producing the protein MKNDFSTARTLVDVRGLEIGFADANDGQPLVRGVDLTIRAGECVALVGESGSGKSLTARSLIGLAGHGARIAARQFVIDGRHALQFRERDWRSVRGGFAGLVMQDALVSIDPLRTVGAEIEETLALHTPSGSRKARRARVHETMRDVGMLEPERRAQQYAHELSGGLRQRALIASAIVAGPALVIADEPTTALDVTVQAQILDVLAARLREGVGMLLVSHDLAVVAEVADRVLVMHRGEVVESGATHDVLTNPAHAYTRRLIAAQPSAHSHGQRLTSARLDAGAHSAPQGRADAASLIVRDSLPPRQSAARETLLQVEALGKRYGRRGAGNWNAGGGADTGDFVALDDVSFDVQRGEVVGIVGESGSGKSTCAKLVLGLATPSAGHVRFLGTQWNGEGVREPARRALRSKLQYIPQDPLSSFDPRYCVRQLLEEALSTSGLGTQQVRDRSVELLEQVGLDASHLERRPLSLSGGQRQRVAIARAIAPQPALIVCDEPVSALDVYVQAQVLDLLGTLQAELGLSLLFISHDLDVIRHVSDRVLVFKDGRVVEAGDAQRLFVAPRHAYTRLLMSSAPSLRRAKEEGAAGRVREVEPLAG; encoded by the coding sequence ATGAAGAACGATTTCTCCACCGCGCGCACGCTCGTCGACGTGCGCGGACTCGAGATCGGTTTTGCCGATGCGAACGACGGCCAGCCGTTGGTGCGAGGCGTGGATCTGACGATTCGCGCGGGCGAATGCGTGGCGCTGGTCGGCGAGTCGGGCTCGGGGAAGAGTTTGACGGCGCGCAGCCTGATCGGCCTTGCCGGCCACGGCGCGCGAATCGCGGCGCGGCAGTTCGTGATCGACGGGCGACACGCATTGCAATTCCGCGAACGCGACTGGCGCAGCGTGCGCGGCGGGTTCGCGGGCCTCGTGATGCAGGACGCGCTGGTGTCGATCGATCCGTTGCGCACGGTTGGCGCCGAGATCGAAGAGACGCTTGCGCTGCACACGCCGTCAGGCTCGCGCAAGGCACGCCGGGCGCGCGTGCACGAGACGATGCGCGATGTCGGCATGCTGGAGCCGGAGCGCCGCGCGCAGCAGTATGCGCACGAGCTGTCGGGTGGCTTGCGGCAGCGGGCGTTGATCGCGTCGGCGATCGTCGCGGGCCCGGCGCTGGTGATCGCCGACGAGCCGACCACCGCGCTCGACGTGACCGTGCAGGCCCAGATTCTCGACGTGCTCGCCGCGCGCCTGCGCGAGGGTGTCGGCATGCTGCTGGTCTCTCACGATCTGGCCGTCGTGGCCGAGGTGGCGGACCGCGTGCTGGTCATGCATCGCGGCGAGGTCGTCGAAAGCGGCGCGACGCACGACGTGTTGACGAATCCCGCGCATGCCTACACGCGCCGGCTGATTGCCGCTCAGCCGTCCGCGCATTCGCACGGGCAGCGGCTGACGTCGGCGCGTCTCGATGCGGGTGCGCACAGTGCGCCGCAGGGGCGTGCCGATGCCGCGTCGCTGATCGTGCGCGACTCGTTGCCGCCGCGGCAAAGCGCTGCGCGCGAGACGCTGTTGCAGGTCGAAGCGCTCGGCAAGCGCTATGGGCGGCGAGGCGCGGGTAACTGGAACGCGGGTGGTGGAGCCGACACGGGCGATTTCGTCGCGCTCGACGACGTGTCGTTCGACGTGCAGCGCGGCGAAGTGGTCGGCATTGTCGGCGAATCGGGTTCGGGCAAGAGCACCTGCGCGAAGCTCGTGTTAGGGCTCGCGACGCCGTCCGCGGGCCATGTGCGGTTTCTCGGCACGCAGTGGAACGGCGAGGGCGTGCGCGAGCCAGCGCGCCGCGCGCTGCGCTCGAAGCTGCAGTACATTCCGCAAGACCCGCTCAGTTCGTTCGATCCACGCTACTGCGTGCGGCAATTGCTCGAGGAAGCGCTGTCGACGTCAGGCCTGGGCACGCAGCAGGTGCGGGACCGTAGCGTCGAACTGCTCGAACAGGTCGGGCTCGATGCGAGCCATCTTGAACGGCGGCCGCTATCGCTGTCGGGCGGACAGCGGCAGCGCGTGGCGATTGCTCGCGCGATTGCACCGCAGCCGGCGCTGATCGTCTGCGACGAGCCCGTGTCGGCGCTCGATGTGTACGTGCAGGCGCAGGTGCTCGATCTGCTCGGCACGTTGCAGGCTGAGCTGGGTTTGTCACTGCTGTTCATTTCGCACGATCTCGACGTGATCCGGCATGTCAGCGATCGCGTGCTCGTGTTCAAGGACGGACGCGTTGTCGAAGCGGGTGACGCGCAGCGGCTCTTCGTAGCGCCACGTCACGCTTACACGCGCCTGCTGATGTCGTCCGCTCCGTCGCTGCGGCGCGCGAAGGAGGAGGGTGCCGCCGGGCGCGTGCGTGAGGTCGAACCGCTTGCGGGATAA
- a CDS encoding ABC transporter permease — translation MSELASVAVGQQRRSLLAKRLPAAVLVSAAFLVALAFAMAFPRVVTPYDPLVSDVAHAMQAPGAGHWFGTDRIGRDVFARVVYGARYSLLIGLASMIVSLLIGLVVGMTAGLGRRAVDESASRVFDVLSAFPPVLLSLFVVTFLGQGIVNIAVAVGIAGIPKFGRVLRAQTLVVRRADYVTHAVVWGLSRRQVFLRHILPNVLAAVPVIATIDIGSAIIAVSGLSFLGLGPQPPTPEWGVMLAEGRDVLRVAWWPSVFPGMAITLTVVAFSVIGKHLSRVYGVKAR, via the coding sequence ATGAGCGAGCTCGCATCTGTTGCCGTTGGACAGCAGCGCCGGTCCCTGCTTGCGAAGCGGCTGCCCGCAGCCGTGCTGGTGTCGGCTGCGTTTCTCGTCGCGCTCGCTTTCGCGATGGCCTTTCCGCGCGTCGTCACGCCTTACGATCCGCTCGTCAGCGATGTCGCGCACGCGATGCAGGCGCCCGGCGCCGGGCACTGGTTCGGGACGGACCGCATCGGCCGCGACGTGTTTGCGCGCGTCGTCTATGGCGCGCGCTATTCGCTGCTGATTGGCCTTGCCAGCATGATCGTCAGTTTGCTGATCGGTCTCGTGGTCGGCATGACGGCGGGGCTCGGACGGCGCGCCGTCGACGAGAGCGCGTCGCGCGTATTCGACGTGCTGTCGGCGTTTCCCCCTGTTCTGCTGTCGCTGTTCGTCGTGACCTTTCTCGGCCAGGGCATCGTCAACATCGCGGTGGCCGTCGGCATTGCGGGCATTCCAAAGTTCGGGCGCGTGCTGCGCGCGCAGACGCTGGTGGTGCGCCGCGCCGATTATGTGACGCATGCCGTCGTCTGGGGCCTGTCGCGCCGCCAGGTTTTTCTGCGCCACATCCTGCCGAACGTGCTGGCGGCCGTGCCCGTCATCGCGACCATCGATATCGGCAGCGCGATCATCGCCGTCTCCGGTCTCAGCTTTCTCGGTCTCGGCCCGCAACCGCCGACGCCCGAATGGGGTGTGATGCTCGCCGAAGGCCGCGACGTGCTGCGCGTCGCGTGGTGGCCGAGCGTGTTTCCCGGCATGGCGATCACGCTGACGGTGGTCGCGTTTTCCGTGATCGGCAAACATCTGTCCCGCGTCTATGGAGTCAAAGCGCGATGA